The genomic stretch CGCGAATATCGTAGACCGCGTCGCCGTTGACATCGCCGCGGGAGGTGGCCACCAGGGCCCGGAAGGCATTGGCGCGGCCGAAGCCGAAGGTCGGATCCCATCCCGCCGCGCCCAGATCATCGGCGGAACGGGTGATGATCTCACGGATGGCCGGGCCGGGGTTGCAGTAGGGAACGTTGACATAGCGCGCCATCAACAACGCGGCGATCCCCGCTACCTGCGGGCAGGCGCCGGAGGTGCCGCCCATGGCGGAGGTGTAGTCGTAGGGCACGCCGATGTCGCGCCCGTTGCCGTAAATGCCGGTGATGTACGGATTCCAGCCGAGGACATCCGTCTGGTCGATGGTCCACTGATCCCCCTCAAGGTCGACATCACCGCTGGGGGCGACGAGATCCAGAGAATCGCCGCGGCAACTGTAGTACCAGATTGCGTTGGACTTGTCGATGGCGCCGACGGCGATGACTTCCGGCATGTTGGCGGGGAAGACGACCGGCAGAGGATGGGAGTTTCCCGCCGCGAACACCACGACGGCACCGGCGCGGGCATTGTATGCTGGGTCGACGAGGCCACCGCCGCAGCCGTTGGTCGCATAGCGGATGGCATTGGCGACGGCTGGAAAGGACGCGTTCGTGATGTACCCCCAACTGTTGGAGATGACGCGGGCACCGGTGCTGGCGGCGTAGTAGATCGCATTCGCAATCCTTATGGTGTCGATGCCCACGCCGCCATGCGTGAAGATTTTGACCGGCACGATGCGGCAACTGCCGAAGACACCAGCGATGCCTGAGCCGTTGTGGGATCCGCCGAGAATACCCGCACAGGCCATGCCATGGTTTCTGATAGCTCCGGGCCGAGGATCATCGTCGGTGGTGTGCCCGTCGGCTCCCGCGAAATCTCTGCCTGGCAAGAGTCGCGAGACGGGCAGATCAGCGTGGCTGATCAGACCGTCATCGATCACGGCCACCACAAGATCAGAGTCCGCCAGGGCGAACTGCCAAGC from bacterium encodes the following:
- a CDS encoding S8 family serine peptidase produces the protein MTLRMCLTAAALLTAATGPLAAQEFYFDQDRTYPVVPSDARIAIQFDTTRPVPQIEAFVAGHPCLQAGQSGTYLARGFHIFELQDGCGYLSAAAEMQADPAVNRALPVYRVVSDSAEFKVTDLIDVQFRDDLSADSGLAILAEFGLHFVDSNEFVHNLWIAALDDSIKEIPLMYGNALHVLPEVEWACASMYAAPVLMSAPSDPYFVNQYYLHNTGQTGGVVDADIDALEAWQFALADSDLVVAVIDDGLISHADLPVSRLLPGRDFAGADGHTTDDDPRPGAIRNHGMACAGILGGSHNGSGIAGVFGSCRIVPVKIFTHGGVGIDTIRIANAIYYAASTGARVISNSWGYITNASFPAVANAIRYATNGCGGGLVDPAYNARAGAVVVFAAGNSHPLPVVFPANMPEVIAVGAIDKSNAIWYYSCRGDSLDLVAPSGDVDLEGDQWTIDQTDVLGWNPYITGIYGNGRDIGVPYDYTSAMGGTSGACPQVAGIAALLMARYVNVPYCNPGPAIREIITRSADDLGAAGWDPTFGFGRANAFRALVATSRGDVNGDAVYDIRDVTMIADVAFRGAPPPALHRSLSDITCDGITSVADVVRIVNIVFRGDEIPSPCYLY